A single window of Granulicella mallensis MP5ACTX8 DNA harbors:
- a CDS encoding DUF2237 family protein, with the protein MAQSYQLSPQKNVLGQPIEACGLDPLTGFYRDGCCNTGPNDLGVHTVCCIVTETFLAASARLGNDLSTPMPHYGFPGLKPGDRWCVCAARWLQVQQAGAACPVVLEATHEATLEIVPFDILLQFAVIPETLH; encoded by the coding sequence ATGGCACAAAGCTACCAGCTCTCGCCCCAAAAGAATGTTCTCGGCCAGCCGATAGAAGCCTGCGGCCTTGATCCTCTGACCGGCTTCTATCGCGACGGCTGCTGCAATACCGGACCGAACGATCTTGGCGTACACACGGTGTGCTGCATCGTAACGGAGACCTTCCTCGCGGCCTCCGCGCGGCTGGGCAACGACCTCTCGACACCGATGCCGCACTACGGCTTTCCGGGATTAAAGCCGGGCGACCGCTGGTGCGTCTGCGCGGCAAGATGGCTGCAGGTACAACAAGCCGGAGCTGCCTGCCCGGTTGTTCTGGAAGCCACGCACGAGGCCACGCTCGAGATCGTACCTTTCGATATTCTGCTGCAGTTCGCCGTCATCCCCGAGACCCTGCACTAA
- a CDS encoding carboxypeptidase regulatory-like domain-containing protein: MQKFLLLFCALCLFALPLSAQQTLSSINGTVTDTSGAAVPDAAVTATEEHTSLKRSATSAKDGYFQMLNLPIGTYTVRVTRDGFETLLLPHINVVETRASTVSAALKVGEVTTNVTVTENPLLNATDATNGYTLDHQQIQNLPLATGSFTQAAVLAPGVSAELLPGIGTNAGLGNQAIWANGQRDTSNSFRVDGVDVTNLFNGKSSSQDASQRYAFNIGQGASLGGQAQTNNSVAGSNGNSLATPPPEFIQEISVQTSMYDAQSGTNSGAHVEVSTSAGTNQYHGQLYGTRATNFANAAPFFFKQDSLGPNANIPLSEVNPQLHKELIGGSASGPIIRNKLFFFAGYQFMHDSDQFKGFSTLTVPIGLTDDRSTAGLTSAANSYLLASACYTANGTTSARASCYGNGSSTFTPFNGIVDPIAANLFNAKLPNGQYLIPSVQNTSASALYGGGGNVFLPGSSIFDTHMVVGDLDYNVTQRDRLSAKYFYQHAPVTSPFTIANTGGFPESTDNGAQVAALSNTITIGSRINWEQLFGFSRQKSYAAFNPQINSNLGIGFPTNSLPGLTLSKFGYSNGGTVTTGPQSAFVDAGYFQSRWNPSTNLFYTAGKHSLAIGASYAYTQLNIRNERGGQGTLTTTNFTSLLAGQVSKSTFLVGDANRYYRTNELGSYVQDKWQLLSNLSITAGIRYDYNGPFSEKNGDMFNFDPSLYSATDTSVTNSGFVVAGNNKFFPTAGVSNSTLTGRQWGIGPRFGFAFSPKKDSGKVVFRGGTGFYYDRGELFSYLSQPAGGSIGGPFGATEAPPLVDYLTGTGTRSLEKPLGTESIPVPSSNPAFFTSQLTTAAAIRQACTAVANQQNFECDISPFNFGAYDRTNKLPYSINYSFNVQWQPTNDMAITIGYVGNVGRHGVIPVPFNEPGIATPNNPIHGETSSYGYQVLNTQSPIAGTKYLNAISTEPYNTFDGGNIDLRVPYIGYSDNAALFKAAGVSAYNSLQTQIEKRMSRHVQATVAYTWSHALDEQSDVGLFFTGDNPNKLRDSYASADFDRTHTLTAQFVVTSPDFAPKSSILGMFVNDWQLSGIVVAESGQPYSLYEFDGAVGSLYFGNFPTLANPVLGIKNGGNPKSAFTGHVGAFQTAGGGYIGAIDVSQVQVPLLQPGQKGIPACTATEPCDDFETDFTPGQRNIFRQSFQKRADLSLSKSIRVAGRYSAMYSFNVYNVTNTPSFDVPQNQANIAQGFVGGQEVFGQVATAKGSEGSLTGGPTGIGTGALASLYKLPTKNSDGSTTSTFGAVRNTIGGSRAVEMSLHLNF; encoded by the coding sequence ATGCAGAAATTTCTTTTGTTATTTTGTGCTCTATGTCTATTTGCGCTGCCTTTAAGCGCCCAGCAGACATTGAGTTCCATTAATGGAACGGTCACGGACACCTCCGGCGCAGCAGTGCCGGACGCAGCGGTGACCGCGACAGAAGAGCACACCTCGCTCAAGCGTTCGGCCACCAGTGCGAAGGATGGCTACTTTCAGATGCTGAACCTTCCGATCGGCACCTATACCGTGCGCGTTACACGGGATGGCTTCGAAACCCTTCTCCTGCCTCACATCAACGTCGTGGAGACTCGTGCTTCCACCGTCTCCGCCGCGCTCAAAGTCGGCGAGGTAACGACTAACGTGACCGTGACGGAAAACCCGCTGCTCAATGCGACCGACGCGACCAATGGATATACGCTCGACCATCAGCAGATTCAGAACCTCCCGCTGGCTACGGGCAGCTTCACCCAGGCAGCAGTGCTTGCGCCGGGTGTAAGCGCAGAACTTCTCCCCGGCATCGGAACCAACGCGGGCTTGGGCAACCAGGCGATCTGGGCCAACGGCCAGCGTGACACCAGCAACTCCTTCCGCGTCGATGGCGTAGACGTGACGAACCTCTTCAACGGCAAGAGCTCCAGCCAGGACGCCTCACAGCGCTACGCCTTCAACATCGGCCAGGGAGCCAGCCTCGGCGGCCAGGCGCAGACGAACAACTCCGTAGCCGGATCGAACGGCAACAGCCTCGCGACTCCTCCTCCCGAGTTCATTCAGGAGATCAGCGTCCAGACTTCCATGTACGACGCGCAGAGCGGAACCAACAGTGGCGCACACGTAGAAGTCAGCACCTCTGCGGGAACCAACCAGTACCACGGCCAGCTCTATGGCACTCGCGCGACCAACTTCGCCAATGCCGCTCCGTTCTTCTTCAAACAGGATTCTCTTGGTCCCAATGCCAATATCCCACTCTCTGAGGTCAACCCGCAGCTCCATAAGGAGTTGATTGGCGGCTCGGCAAGTGGCCCTATTATTCGGAATAAGCTCTTCTTCTTTGCCGGCTATCAGTTCATGCACGATAGCGATCAGTTCAAGGGCTTTTCAACCCTTACGGTGCCCATCGGTCTGACCGACGATCGCAGCACGGCAGGTCTGACATCAGCTGCCAACTCTTATCTGCTCGCATCTGCCTGCTATACCGCGAACGGAACAACCAGTGCACGGGCAAGCTGCTATGGAAACGGCTCGTCTACCTTCACTCCATTCAATGGCATCGTCGATCCGATAGCCGCCAACCTCTTCAACGCCAAGCTGCCAAACGGACAGTACCTGATTCCGTCGGTGCAGAATACAAGCGCCAGCGCTCTCTACGGCGGCGGCGGCAACGTCTTCCTGCCGGGCTCCTCGATCTTTGACACTCACATGGTTGTCGGCGATCTGGACTATAACGTGACCCAGCGCGATCGTCTCTCGGCGAAGTACTTCTATCAGCACGCGCCGGTTACCTCACCCTTCACGATCGCCAACACTGGTGGTTTTCCTGAGTCGACAGACAACGGAGCGCAGGTGGCGGCATTGAGCAATACCATCACCATCGGCTCGCGCATCAACTGGGAACAGCTCTTCGGCTTCTCGCGCCAGAAATCCTATGCCGCCTTCAATCCGCAGATCAACAGCAACCTGGGCATCGGCTTTCCCACCAACAGCCTTCCGGGTCTGACGCTCAGCAAGTTCGGCTACTCCAATGGCGGCACGGTCACGACCGGACCGCAAAGCGCCTTTGTGGATGCCGGCTACTTCCAGAGCCGCTGGAATCCCTCCACCAACCTCTTCTATACGGCAGGTAAGCACAGCCTGGCTATCGGAGCGTCCTACGCCTATACGCAGCTCAACATCCGTAACGAGCGCGGCGGCCAGGGTACGTTGACCACGACGAACTTTACAAGTTTGCTGGCCGGTCAGGTAAGCAAGAGCACCTTTCTGGTGGGCGATGCGAACCGCTACTATCGCACTAACGAGCTTGGCTCTTACGTCCAGGATAAGTGGCAGCTACTGTCCAATCTTTCAATCACCGCAGGTATTCGCTACGACTACAACGGACCGTTCTCGGAGAAGAACGGCGATATGTTCAACTTCGATCCATCACTCTACAGTGCAACCGATACGTCTGTAACCAATAGCGGATTCGTGGTGGCAGGCAACAACAAGTTCTTCCCAACGGCGGGTGTCAGCAACTCGACTCTTACCGGCCGTCAATGGGGTATCGGACCGCGTTTCGGCTTTGCTTTCTCCCCCAAAAAGGACAGCGGCAAGGTGGTCTTCCGCGGCGGCACTGGCTTCTACTATGACCGCGGAGAACTCTTCAGCTATCTCTCGCAGCCTGCGGGTGGCAGTATCGGTGGTCCCTTCGGCGCGACCGAAGCTCCGCCGCTCGTAGACTACCTCACCGGCACCGGTACCAGGTCACTGGAGAAGCCGCTGGGTACCGAATCGATTCCCGTACCCTCTTCAAATCCGGCGTTCTTTACCTCGCAGTTGACGACCGCAGCCGCAATTCGTCAGGCTTGCACTGCCGTTGCAAACCAGCAAAACTTCGAGTGCGATATTTCGCCTTTCAACTTCGGTGCCTATGACCGCACCAACAAGCTGCCTTACTCCATCAACTACTCCTTCAATGTTCAGTGGCAGCCGACCAACGATATGGCTATCACTATCGGTTATGTTGGCAATGTCGGCCGCCACGGCGTGATTCCGGTCCCGTTCAACGAGCCCGGCATTGCCACCCCGAATAACCCCATCCATGGCGAGACTTCGAGCTACGGTTACCAGGTGCTCAATACCCAGTCTCCCATTGCAGGCACGAAATATCTCAACGCCATCTCAACCGAACCTTACAACACGTTCGACGGCGGCAACATCGATCTGCGTGTTCCTTACATCGGCTACAGTGATAACGCAGCGCTCTTCAAGGCTGCGGGCGTTTCGGCCTATAACTCCCTTCAGACGCAGATCGAAAAGCGCATGTCACGCCACGTACAGGCGACTGTGGCTTACACCTGGAGCCATGCCCTCGATGAACAGAGCGATGTCGGTCTGTTCTTTACGGGCGACAACCCGAACAAGCTGCGTGACTCGTATGCGTCTGCTGACTTCGACCGCACCCACACCCTGACTGCCCAGTTCGTCGTTACCTCGCCGGATTTTGCACCGAAGTCCAGCATTCTTGGTATGTTCGTCAACGACTGGCAGTTGAGCGGCATCGTAGTGGCGGAGAGCGGCCAACCCTACAGCCTGTATGAGTTCGATGGCGCTGTGGGTAGCTTGTACTTTGGCAACTTTCCCACCCTGGCCAACCCCGTCCTCGGCATCAAGAACGGAGGCAATCCGAAATCGGCTTTCACCGGCCATGTGGGTGCCTTCCAGACAGCGGGTGGTGGGTACATCGGCGCAATCGATGTCTCACAGGTTCAGGTCCCGCTGCTGCAGCCAGGCCAGAAGGGCATTCCTGCCTGTACGGCAACGGAACCATGCGATGACTTTGAGACCGACTTTACTCCGGGTCAACGCAATATCTTCCGTCAGTCCTTCCAGAAGCGCGCCGATCTGTCCTTGTCGAAGAGCATCCGTGTCGCAGGGCGTTACTCCGCGATGTACTCCTTCAACGTTTACAACGTTACCAACACACCGAGCTTCGACGTTCCCCAAAATCAGGCCAATATCGCTCAGGGGTTTGTCGGTGGACAGGAAGTGTTTGGTCAGGTTGCGACCGCGAAGGGTTCAGAGGGAAGCCTTACGGGTGGACCTACTGGAATTGGTACAGGCGCATTGGCCAGTCTCTACAAGCTGCCGACCAAGAACTCGGATGGCTCCACTACGTCCACGTTCGGCGCCGTTCGCAATACGATCGGCGGCTCGCGTGCTGTCGAAATGTCATTGCATCTCAACTTCTAA
- a CDS encoding S1C family serine protease: MKLRPVLLVILIVCGFYYLTTRMMPVGALAGLLHHSLPLDGTTTSTLSGPAGSLSLTEANAAPAFDAEEQQNIAVYKRALPSVVNITSTAVAFDFFYGPVPQQGQGSGFILNKEGLILTNNHVIDNAQRVEVTLSDKHQYKAKVLTTDKAHDLALIKIENAPNLVPATLAGSQGLTVGQRVYAIGNPFGLSGTMTRGIISAIRSIRGQEGNPIEDAIQTDAAVNPGNSGGPLLNSRGEVIGITTLIASNPNGGADQSAGIGFAIPIDTAKAVLDDFAKYGHVRRPSLDIVTLPIGPDIADQIGLPAEYGILIERVLPGGAAERAGLHGGTQKAWEGNTPVMLGGDLIVEADGQTITTPQDLSNVLNAHHAGDTISLAIFRGHQKMSVKVTLSDAKEAASGQSV; encoded by the coding sequence ATGAAACTGCGTCCTGTTCTGCTCGTAATTCTGATTGTCTGCGGCTTTTACTACCTCACCACCCGCATGATGCCGGTGGGAGCGCTTGCTGGCCTGCTGCATCACTCCCTGCCCCTCGATGGCACGACAACCTCCACTCTTAGCGGCCCGGCAGGTAGCCTCTCTCTGACCGAAGCGAATGCAGCTCCGGCCTTCGACGCCGAGGAGCAGCAGAACATCGCTGTCTATAAGCGTGCGCTTCCTTCAGTGGTCAACATCACCAGCACTGCGGTCGCGTTCGACTTCTTCTACGGGCCAGTTCCGCAGCAGGGACAGGGGTCCGGCTTCATCCTGAACAAGGAAGGCCTCATCCTGACCAACAACCACGTCATCGACAACGCCCAGCGCGTCGAGGTGACTCTCTCTGACAAGCACCAGTACAAGGCGAAGGTGCTGACGACCGACAAGGCCCACGATCTTGCCCTCATCAAGATCGAAAATGCACCCAATCTTGTCCCGGCCACCCTGGCTGGTTCGCAGGGGCTTACGGTAGGCCAGCGTGTCTACGCCATCGGCAATCCCTTTGGTCTCTCTGGAACGATGACGCGCGGCATCATCTCGGCGATTCGTTCCATCCGCGGGCAGGAGGGCAATCCCATTGAGGACGCCATCCAGACCGACGCCGCTGTGAACCCCGGCAACTCTGGGGGGCCTCTATTGAACTCGCGCGGCGAGGTCATCGGGATCACGACACTGATCGCCTCGAACCCCAATGGCGGTGCGGATCAATCTGCCGGCATCGGCTTTGCGATCCCCATTGATACAGCCAAGGCGGTGCTGGACGACTTCGCGAAGTATGGCCACGTTCGCCGTCCTTCGCTCGATATCGTTACGCTGCCCATCGGCCCGGATATCGCGGATCAGATCGGTCTGCCTGCGGAATACGGCATTCTGATTGAGCGCGTGCTTCCCGGCGGCGCAGCGGAACGAGCTGGACTGCATGGCGGTACGCAGAAGGCCTGGGAGGGCAATACGCCGGTCATGCTGGGTGGCGATCTGATCGTCGAAGCCGACGGCCAAACCATCACGACGCCCCAGGACCTGTCGAACGTGCTCAATGCGCATCATGCGGGCGATACGATCTCGTTGGCCATCTTTCGGGGACATCAGAAGATGAGTGTGAAAGTTACGCTCTCGGATGCCAAGGAAGCTGCAAGCGGGCAGTCGGTATAG